CACTTGAGTATAAAAGTAGTACTATATAAATGTCTAGTATAATAAGGATTTTATAAAAATGCAACGTGGCAAGTTCCCTCCATCTTCATCTGCTACTTGGGGAACAATAACCTGGACTGGGGTCTCCTTTTCAGCCTTTCTGGAGGCCCCATGACCATGGGGATCAGAGCCAGGGGAACACACAGGCAGAGGAACAAGTGAATGTTACCTTTGTGCATTAGGCTAGTCTctgcacatacacacagagacctctttcctccatccagggaagcaaaaaacatgatcagagttcatagacacattccagccaggcaaaaacagcaAAGGAATGTGCCAAATATGGTTGGGGAGAGGATGTGTGACTAGGGATGGGGTGAGGCCTTGGGGAAAGTTCCAAGCGCCAGAGGGGTCTGGAGGCACATTTTGCCCATGGATCTTGTTTACAGGATTGTTGTTAGCGTTACAACTAGGTAATTCATGTGAAGCACTACACAAATGTTAAAATTATAtagctgcttttttttaaaaaaaaaccaaaatgaatgcactgcttgactgtaataaaacctcttaagtggtttacccaacaaaattaaaattaaaattctaggtattttaaaaatattcgaAAGGGCATTTATGGAATAATGCAATCCCACAAATAAAGTGTTCCCATGCTGTTATGGGATCTATATACCAATAGTATATATCTGATGAATTCTGCACATGCATACatctttacaaaaataaatggTTACAGTTATTTTCTGTATTTGATATTGCAAAAAAAAGTCcaatcctcaccccaccccccagataaaAACATACCTATTAATGCAGAAAGCATTTTGAATTAGCTTATGGCTTACATCTTATCATAAAGAGCAATATATTGATAAAGTACAATATATTGCACTGCAAACACAGACAACTTTATCAGTGGGTTGTGAATGAACACCAGAATTTTATGGCACATCAATGTTCTCAGGGTCACCCTTACAAAGAAGTAAGTTAATCACAGTGTTTAACATCTCTCTGATGCTATTATTGCACAACTCTCCGAACAACACATTATCAAGCCCTAAATCAAGCATAAGCTGATCTTGCTAAATCGATCACAGGAGATGGGCTCTTGTCTAATTTTATATCAggcttctccagatgttgctgttctGCCCAATGGCATGGCCTAAATTTAAGATGCAGCTTGAAGTTGGTCTGTGTGAAGCCCTCGTTTAAATGTCAAAACCCAGTAAGGTCTTGCTGAATGaattagcttttttggggggaacacATTGTAGTTATTTATTTTCACCCCACTTTCCCATTCTCCCATTTATATCTCTGTGCAAAATATATTCAAAACCTATGTATCCAGGGATCTCGTTAGCTATAAATACAGCTCTGGAAGAGCAAACTTTAGTGCAAATCCTTCTGTGGGTCAGCAGTATCATTGATGATTGACTCAGAGGGGCAGGAAGACAGTTCTAGGGTCCTGACATCCTACAAAGTAGGGCATGGGCATTGGCCAGAGAGCACCAGGTGGCCCTCCAGAGTTGCTTCTAGGATCCAGAGTCAGAGCTGGCATTGGAGGGAAGGGGATGCCAGAAGGAACAGCTTCCCTCCCAGCGAAAGTCTGCTGGTGTGGAGAGTAAACATAGGACACAGGCCCACTTTGAGGTGCAAAAGGGAGGGGGCTGTAAAATGGCACTCCGTGCAAGGGTTCAGGTCTCATCTCCTGCCACTGACGCTTCATTTTCATCCGCCGGTTCTGGAACCAAGTCTTGATCTGtggataggagagagagagagagagcataagtGGATGAACTAATACATTGGTCAACAGAGCATTTCTCCCTCACTTTATGTTGAAATCATTCTGCTTCTTTAAAATTTCCCAAATCACCATGTAATTTCCAGattgtctttggggggggggaccttgaaCCTCACGATGAAGTAAAGGCATGATATAAAATGTAGTAAAAATTGTTTAAAGTTAACTAGAAGTCAGTCAAGGAAATTATCTCATGCACACATCCATACCCACCTGCCTCCCCAAAAGTAGCTTAGATTATTTTATTGTCTTTTACTCTCTGGTCGCTTACCTGAACTTCGGAGAGTTTCATCTTACTGGCCAGTTTGCGTCTCTCTGCGGCGCCCAAGTACCTGTGACGCTTAAAGGAgttctccaaggtgctgatctgCTCCACGCTGAAAGCGGTGCGCAAGCGGCGGCTGTTAGTGCTTCTACTGCCGCTGCTCTCTTCTGGGGTCTGGCCCTCCGAGAGGCTCCCTTCGCTGCCCTCCGTTGCACTCCACGTCCGCTTGGGAGCCTCAGACTCCTCTGGCAGAAAGAAGAGACAAAAGCCAGATGGTCAGGGACATGCCCACCGTGGAAATCAATAGCGGGTAGGTTAGGATAAAGGAACACATTTCCCATGTTGGGAGAGATTTGAGGTTTTATCTCCCCCAAATCCTAGGGCAGTAGGCTGGGCTCAGCTATTTCCGGCTCACCACGGCTACATGCatgtctaataaaaaaaaaaatagctccaTTGCACGGAAGAGAAGTTACTCCCAATATATGTGTATCGGATTGCAGTTTTAGCGCCGTTCGTTCACAGCACCGGGAAACACTTGCCATTATCCTCCATTTTATTTTGCTCTATCAATCGCTCTCTTTGAAAACCCCGAACTatttcacaataaaaacatcaatagcAACATACACAAGCGACTTCTAGGCCAATGCAGAgaagacaggggtgggggtggggagatctcCACTTTAAAGACTTGTTAAAAGAGTAAGGACTTCAATAGATGCCGAAAAGATAATAAAAAGAGGCGACCGACTGATGGGAGGCATTTGCAAAGTGTCTGAACCGCCACACCAACAGTCGCGATTCCCTTACTCCTGAGGAGCTCGTTGataagagcatgagacttttaatctcaagaGTCGTGGTTTCGAGCTCTACGTTGGGCCAAATGACCctcaactcaatgattctatgattcctacaCCTGAGCTTGCCATTCGATGTAAGAGTTTCACCTGGGTGATTAATTCTTACAGAGCTCGGTAGGACTTCCCGCACAGGATCGGGATATATTTCAGCCAGGTCTTCCTCCGCAAAGTTGGCTTTTAGTTGACAGATAAAGGTGGAAACACAGGCCACTAATTCACGTGGAAAGAAGGACTCGGATGGGTTTTGGGGAAAGCGGCTTGCGATCAATGGTTCTCGCAGCTCGGCCGGGAAGCAAAGCATCTGATCAGTAGCCGGGAAACCGGAAAATAGTAAGTGGCCTATACTCCATTCCGTACTCGATTGTTAGGAAAACCAATCCAGTGTCTCGCCTCCCATTATTAATGCTGACGCCGCCTTCCCAACCTCCTAGGCTTTCGAACCAGCGTCCCCAGAAAAACCCCTTCGCGCCCCGACGGGCAATATTCCCCACGCTGGAAGGGGAATTCCCCAAAGTTGCATTATTTAGTcggaaaaaaacaacagcaggggCACTTGCTTCCGAGGAATTGTGAGTTTAGAAACCTGGAGATCAATGGAAAAGACCTACAAAGACAattagagctgtgctggatcaggccagcgggcCAGCAAATCCGGCTTCTGGTTGtaacagtagccaaccagatgaccACGGGAAGCTCAACAGCGTTCTCCACAGCTCcgtttcccagcagctggtatcaaTCAGGACACAAATTGGAAGCAGAGTATAGTGAAGGCAAGTTGAtagcctctcctccatgaatcggAGCCTGCTAGAGAAGTAGTACCTGCTGAAGTCGAGGAGGAATCCACTTTCTTCTGGAGCGAAGGGAGATGTTCAGAAGGTGGTTCGTGGCCCCTGGGAACGACTTTCCCCCCGACCGGGCTTCGTTCTCTCCCGGCAGGCCGGCAGTTAGACGGAGGCTCTCCCTGCTGGGTCCGGATGCCGTCGGGGAAGGCCGAAGACGCGGCTGGGCTGACTCCTTCCCTGCTCCGGGCGTGGTTGGTGGATTGGCTGCTCTGGGAGAGCCACTCCACCGAGAAGGGAGCCTTGGTCATGGCGCGCTTGCCGTCGGGGGTTAGACGAGCCCGGGTCCTGTGCGAGAGCGTTCGATGAGCCGAAGCCTTTGGACGCGCAGGCCGCGACGCGCATCTTACCTTATATGGGGCGCCCCCAAGCAAACAGCGACGGGGGCAAACACGACATCAAAGGCCAGATAAGTACCGGCTCATTATCATCAGGCCTCCCCGACAAAAGAGGCTGTTCGCACATTTTCCAAAGCCCTGGTAGGGCTGGCTCCACCGTGTCTGCGGAGAGATCATTTCATTGGATTGTAAGCGATTTACAGGACTTGTC
The sequence above is drawn from the Lacerta agilis isolate rLacAgi1 chromosome 5, rLacAgi1.pri, whole genome shotgun sequence genome and encodes:
- the VENTX gene encoding homeobox protein VENTX translates to MTKAPFSVEWLSQSSQSTNHARSREGVSPAASSAFPDGIRTQQGEPPSNCRPAGRERSPVGGKVVPRGHEPPSEHLPSLQKKVDSSSTSAEESEAPKRTWSATEGSEGSLSEGQTPEESSGSRSTNSRRLRTAFSVEQISTLENSFKRHRYLGAAERRKLASKMKLSEVQIKTWFQNRRMKMKRQWQEMRPEPLHGVPFYSPLPFAPQSGPVSYVYSPHQQTFAGREAVPSGIPFPPMPALTLDPRSNSGGPPGALWPMPMPYFVGCQDPRTVFLPL